In Quercus robur chromosome 11, dhQueRobu3.1, whole genome shotgun sequence, the sequence aaataatGGTTATACTTTagcaaaattttattagaaattatATGAGTAATCCAAAACTAATCAAAATCTTTGATTAAACTACGAAATCGATGAAAGTTTAAACCTCATTGAagtaaattcattgttttttgtGAATAATATAGTTTTTGTTGGTTTATGATAATTGATCTCATTTTTCCCCCTTTAATATATCTCTTCTTTCTAATAATTTAAGGATTTTGTTTATGGATACCCTAAGGGCATTCATttagaaaatacttttaaaatttttttatgaaaaatgaaaaaataatttattttttgataattttttacttttttcataaaagttgtataaaaattttcctaaaatgattcATTAACTAATTACTTAATGACACTcattattcataatttaaaGACGTAGccaagttttttctttttgcactAGTGATTTGATGTAACATAATCGTGTAACATctaaaagaaaagtaatatcaaaattaattttcctcAAGGACCTCAACCTGACCTGGAAGACATTGTCTGGCAAAGCAAGTGATGAAGATGGTTTCTGAATGGGCTTTGGCTGATGGTGCGGATCGCGTTCCCTTTTCATGAATGGCTTATTACCAACAGCGAGCCTATGAGTGTCAACAAGCCTAGAGTACCTGGCATTGTTGCTAAAACGAGTATTATGATCAATAAGAGTTTTCTCAGCCCTCCTAGGCACAATCACCGAGCTGCGAGAAGTTGTAGTGGCCATGCACACTGCAGTTGCTACTTGAGACTGGCACATGAAGCCTCTCATATTCTTTGTTGTTCTCCTGCTCATGTTTTCAAAGAGAAGAAAGTGTATGAATATGAATGAAGAGCTAGTGATTGTATAGGATTAGACACACAAAGCAAAGAGGGTACTAGAATGTTTTCAATGAGATAAGACTTTGTAACAAGAAATGAAGATCAGAGGTGACTGACTATAAAGGCAATGGGAGAGAAACATGCTGTCTTTATGACTTAACTAACTGTGGGTGGGTTGGCTGGCTTTTGCAGTTTTATCTTGTACTGTGTATGCCAATGTTTTGAATGCATTCaccaatcacaatcacaatcacaatccTGTCCTTTTTCTGGttaattagttaatattggGAAATCAACTGACTTGGTTAATTTCAAAactatgttaaaaatattaccaTTTTTGTCatataacttttttacaaactatatGTAATTAATTAATGTCAACAACATAATAGATGAATGTAAGAATTTCAACCATGTTATGCAGATTCGCGCAAATATTCACGTGAGCATGTCAACATAAATACAGAACTAACTTGTAACTCTTAAACAAAGGcatatttaagaaaatttattaagggaaatgctaataagtttttatggaaaatgaaaaaaaaggtaattaatattttgacagtttttttcatttcccattaaaagtggtattaaaactttcctaaaatagattattaacgtTAGCATGACCTATTTATTAATATGGAGTATTTAGTTCTCATCCTAGAAATCGGACTACACAAACTAGTTGTAaataataactatatatatatatatataatcgtgTAATCACATTATCAATCATAAAGTTTGATAGTACCCATAATTAATcctttaattttaacatttgcatgttgttttttattttattttatagaaatgcCACATTTCACTACTCTTttccaacaaattttaagtggtaacTTGTTCCTGGTTATTACTAGTGAACAAAGAATGTAATTTCAATAATGGATTTAAAACTTTCTAACTTttcagtccaaaaaaaaaaaaaaaaaaacctaataacAACACACCACCTAAAATATGTTATaaaacaccatttttttttttaatttttggttgaaACATGACATTTGCAAGTTATTTACACAAAAGTAAAGACGTCCGCTATACATTCATATATTGCGGGATTACATAATTGTCTACTGTAAGTTTGTAACCAATATCATCTAGGAGCAATTATGAATGTATTGTTCATTTATTAGAGCTTTTATGTGGTATGGTACTAATAAGCCCTACGAGCATagaaacctctctctctctctctctctctctctctcaaatgaaGTTAAATTCATTTCTATAAATTGTTCTTAGCATACAACTACAAAACTCTATATAGGGAAAAACTGCTAATAGGTAGAGAGAACAATCATAGTTACTAATCATAATTCTGTTATACTCCCTccatctcttttaatttttttttgtcgtctattccattttgagatgtttcaaaatattgttctgtttctaaaaataaaagtcattaatttactaatattcctattatacccctattaatttactaattcaattttttgataaatttttttaagggtagttttggaaatttatacatttttaaaaggcagacaagataataaatgatgttcccttaaaaagtttgacttttcaaacaagacaaaaaaaaaaaaaaaaaaaaaaaacagagggaGTAATTTATTTTGCATAACAGAGAATTTTATAATGTATTTAATTGACATTTTATTAGGAGTCGAGTCActtttattatcttttattattttccaagGATAGTGGGACCGGCCTCATTAATGAGTGTACAAATACACCTgttaacaaaaattatgaattaCTTATGGAACATTCTAACTTCTTGAAGGTTCAAATATGCAAAACCTCTGTAAAAtcttaaatctattttttgaccAATACGTAAATCATTTTCAATAAATTCTACCCGACTGTCATTTATCTTAGTAAAATTCCACATCCATTatacaaaattaaatccaaaagtAATGCAAGagttactataaattttacaaatttattagtTGTACTTTTCATAACTAGTGAAATTCCACATCCATCATTCAATCATAGGAATGTGATGTgcaactttttaatattttgactagttttttatttttgagaggCCCAAGTATaattgttttgaatttaaagTTGAAAATACTATGCGGAGCTCTTTCTTCCCTCACTTGAAGTTCTCTGGCGGATTCCCATTTGTCCAGCATGATCTTTCAAAAGCTCTAGTTAATATTTCAAttcaattgtttaaaaaaaaaaaatttaatgaaaaaatcaaGTTGAGTTTTGGGATAAGATTCCCTCTTATTCTCCTCAATTTTTATACAAAAGCTTAACTCAACAGACTTTGCAACTGGTTTACTTTCGTGACTCTTTGGCAAGTGAGACTTCCAGTCacaaaaaacacttaaaatttttttcaaaaatttgggattttcACTTTTAGCAACTCATTTTCGTGACTCCTTCGCGAGAGGAAGTCTAATGCATACCTCtgacagtttttcaaaaacttttcagTTTCCCTCACATCAAATGCATACCTCTTTGTCTTCTCCGTCTCCCTCTCCCAAAACTGCCATTTTCACTCACAAAACCTCCATTTTCATCTTTAATCTTCACTCAATCtccaagaaaaggtatgggttttcactTATTTTCACTCTATTTCAAGTTTAAAGCCCTATTTTTCATGGATTTGTTGCTTATATTGAGATAGTGATATATGGTTGATGAATATGGGTTTTTGTTGAGTTTGatatatgggttttgttgaGATTGATAGTATAATGCTTGTTTTACCTGTTTTACATGTTTATACTACATGCTTATGCATTATGCTAtgttttgtgttgtgttgtgcatACCATGTTGGTGATAAAAATGTCTTTTAGatgtttttgtgtgtatttttgGACTCCATTGAGTACAAAGTTTTTGGGGATAatcatgtttttttgtttttgaaatatcaaATGATTATGTGTTTTCACACTTTGccatttcatgttttcatgcccTATTTGCACACTTTTGTATATGATGCACACACACAACCTTTGACATGTTGAGTGAATAATGCCAATGATTATA encodes:
- the LOC126707016 gene encoding heavy metal-associated isoprenylated plant protein 3-like, encoding MSRRTTKNMRGFMCQSQVATAVCMATTTSRSSVIVPRRAEKTLIDHNTRFSNNARYSRLVDTHRLAVGNKPFMKRERDPHHQPKPIQKPSSSLALPDNVFQVVVMRVSIHCQGCAGKVKKHLSKMEGVTSFSIDVETKRVTVMGHVSPVGVLESISKVKKAEFWPC